One region of Desulfovibrio desulfuricans genomic DNA includes:
- the hsp20-GI gene encoding small heat shock protein sHSP20-GI produces the protein MSALTPWDPFRELDELQNRLATMFGRTPQRQGARTGNEAMTTADWAPMVDISEDENAFLLKLDLPEVPKDAVRVSAENGVLTISGERKLEKEEQGKKFHRIERAYGRFVRSFVLPDNVDPTKVTASMKDGVLEVRLVKAEQAKPKQIEISVN, from the coding sequence ATGTCTGCATTGACTCCGTGGGACCCCTTCCGGGAACTGGATGAATTGCAAAACCGCCTGGCGACGATGTTCGGACGGACACCCCAGCGACAGGGCGCCCGTACCGGCAACGAAGCCATGACCACGGCGGACTGGGCACCAATGGTGGATATCAGCGAGGATGAGAACGCATTCCTCCTCAAGCTGGATCTGCCGGAGGTCCCCAAGGATGCCGTGCGCGTCAGCGCGGAAAACGGTGTGCTCACCATCAGCGGCGAGCGCAAACTGGAAAAAGAGGAGCAGGGCAAGAAGTTCCACCGCATCGAACGTGCGTATGGCCGCTTTGTGCGCAGCTTTGTCTTGCCTGACAACGTTGATCCGACCAAGGTGACGGCTTCCATGAAAGACGGCGTGCTGGAAGTGCGGCTTGTCAAGGCCGAGCAAGCCAAACCGAAACAGATTGAAATCTCAGTCAACTAA
- the yfdX1 gene encoding heat resistance protein YfdX1 — MNIKQPQYIFSALALAVVVGLSGPALAQSAAGSSPGAAAPSAASKAAQPQVDDKVAREAAEKRAELAQDAITALAKTHEALILLDAKKTKEALAALELASGKLELVLARDPKLALAPVDVRVITHDIHANVESVKKAVKLSQELLGDGEVQKARPIVANLASEIVIETDNLPMATYPAAIKSAARLIDSGKIDDAKAELARALNTLVVTSVAFPLPVLRAEAAMAKAEKLAETDKRDAKQNEELSALLAYVRTEIELAQILGYGKKADFKPIFDQVKSIEQKSAGGKSGKGWFDELKTRLQKLF; from the coding sequence ATGAATATCAAACAGCCACAATACATCTTCTCCGCACTTGCCCTGGCGGTCGTCGTCGGACTGAGCGGACCGGCTCTGGCCCAATCGGCGGCAGGTTCTAGCCCAGGTGCTGCAGCACCCTCTGCCGCATCCAAGGCGGCACAGCCACAGGTAGATGACAAGGTCGCCCGGGAAGCCGCGGAAAAGCGCGCCGAACTCGCCCAAGATGCAATCACTGCGCTGGCCAAGACCCATGAGGCATTGATCCTCCTTGATGCAAAGAAGACCAAGGAGGCGCTCGCTGCGCTGGAACTGGCCAGCGGAAAGCTGGAACTGGTATTGGCGCGTGACCCAAAACTTGCTTTGGCGCCCGTCGATGTACGCGTCATCACCCACGATATCCACGCCAACGTGGAATCGGTAAAGAAAGCGGTCAAGTTGTCTCAGGAGTTGTTGGGTGATGGCGAGGTGCAAAAGGCCCGGCCCATCGTTGCCAATCTGGCCAGCGAAATCGTGATCGAAACCGACAACCTGCCGATGGCAACGTACCCGGCAGCGATCAAGTCGGCCGCACGGCTCATCGACAGCGGCAAGATCGACGACGCCAAGGCGGAACTCGCCCGAGCACTGAACACGCTGGTGGTGACCTCGGTCGCCTTTCCTCTGCCCGTGCTACGGGCTGAAGCCGCGATGGCAAAAGCTGAAAAGCTGGCCGAGACCGACAAGCGCGATGCCAAGCAGAACGAGGAGCTCAGCGCCCTGCTGGCCTACGTGCGCACGGAAATCGAGCTGGCGCAGATCCTGGGTTATGGCAAGAAGGCGGATTTCAAACCCATCTTCGATCAGGTGAAGTCCATTGAGCAAAAGTCGGCTGGTGGCAAAAGCGGCAAGGGATGGTTCGACGAGTTGAAGACGCGCCTCCAAAAGCTGTTTTGA